A genomic region of Magnolia sinica isolate HGM2019 chromosome 6, MsV1, whole genome shotgun sequence contains the following coding sequences:
- the LOC131247837 gene encoding uncharacterized protein LOC131247837 codes for MNERVEQLVEERMKEQMAKHLEQMEQWMTERITEQMEQQMTERITEQMMARMRDTMNSLAATDQTSGNVLNVEADSVSTPRDRPEAEGPQSKVKSYLCVFMCLTCKRIQGLS; via the exons ATGAATGAGCGGGTAGAGCAACTAGTGGAGGAGCGGATGAAAGAACAGATGGCTAAGCATCTAGAGCAAATGGAGCAATGGATGACAGAGCGAATAACGGAGCAGATGGAGCAACAGATGACAGAGCGAATAACAGAGCAGATGATGGCACGAATGAGAGATACTATGAACTCATTGGCTGCAACAGACCAAACTTCAGGCAATGTACTAAATGTAGAGGCTGACTCAGTATCCACTCCTAGGGATAGACCTGAGGCTGAGGGACCTCAGTCGAAG GTCAAGTCGTATTTATGTGTATTTATGTGTTTGACATGCAAAAGAATCCAAGGGCTGTCTTAA
- the LOC131247836 gene encoding kinesin-like protein KIN-12D isoform X2 translates to MSDSLGQMNHNLEGLKSDLNEVTKGRDCLDSEVLVLKEQLEMAQAVAEENEAIAIEARQARKNYAEEEEVKLLEKSVEELEYTINVLENKGELVKGEAERQRLQREELEGDPTETVHVEGYVAVHVHLYLVLKTLNRPLIVLLILC, encoded by the exons ATGAGTGATTCACTTGGGCAAATGAATCATAACCTTGAAGGTTTGAAGAGTGATCTGAATGAAGTTACTAAGGGAAGGGATTGCCTTGATTCTGAGGTACTTGTCTTGAAAGAGCAGCTAGAAATGGCACAAGCTGTTGCTGAAGAAAATGAAGCAATTGCTATAGAAGCTCGACAG GCAAGGAAGAACTATGCTGAAGAGGAGGAGGTGAAGCTGTTAGAGAAGTCTGTGGAAGAGCTAGAATATACTATAAATGTATTGGAAAACAAA gGGGAGCTTGTCAAAGGAGAGGCTGAAAGGCAACGGTTGCAGAGAGAGGAGCTAGAAGGGGACCCtactgaaacagttcatgtggaaggctatgtggcagttcatgtgcatttgtatcttgttttgaaaactttaaatagaccattaattgttttgttgatattgtgctga
- the LOC131247836 gene encoding kinesin-like protein KIN-12F isoform X3: protein MSDSLGQMNHNLEGLKSDLNEVTKGRDCLDSEVLVLKEQLEMAQAVAEENEAIAIEARQMAEARKNYAEEEEVKLLEKSVEELEYTINGELVKGEAERQRLQREELEGDPTETVHVEGYVAVHVHLYLVLKTLNRPLIVLLILC, encoded by the exons ATGAGTGATTCACTTGGGCAAATGAATCATAACCTTGAAGGTTTGAAGAGTGATCTGAATGAAGTTACTAAGGGAAGGGATTGCCTTGATTCTGAGGTACTTGTCTTGAAAGAGCAGCTAGAAATGGCACAAGCTGTTGCTGAAGAAAATGAAGCAATTGCTATAGAAGCTCGACAG ATGGCTGAGGCAAGGAAGAACTATGCTGAAGAGGAGGAGGTGAAGCTGTTAGAGAAGTCTGTGGAAGAGCTAGAATATACTATAAAT gGGGAGCTTGTCAAAGGAGAGGCTGAAAGGCAACGGTTGCAGAGAGAGGAGCTAGAAGGGGACCCtactgaaacagttcatgtggaaggctatgtggcagttcatgtgcatttgtatcttgttttgaaaactttaaatagaccattaattgttttgttgatattgtgctga
- the LOC131247836 gene encoding kinesin-like protein KIN-12D isoform X1 — protein MSDSLGQMNHNLEGLKSDLNEVTKGRDCLDSEVLVLKEQLEMAQAVAEENEAIAIEARQMAEARKNYAEEEEVKLLEKSVEELEYTINVLENKGELVKGEAERQRLQREELEGDPTETVHVEGYVAVHVHLYLVLKTLNRPLIVLLILC, from the exons ATGAGTGATTCACTTGGGCAAATGAATCATAACCTTGAAGGTTTGAAGAGTGATCTGAATGAAGTTACTAAGGGAAGGGATTGCCTTGATTCTGAGGTACTTGTCTTGAAAGAGCAGCTAGAAATGGCACAAGCTGTTGCTGAAGAAAATGAAGCAATTGCTATAGAAGCTCGACAG ATGGCTGAGGCAAGGAAGAACTATGCTGAAGAGGAGGAGGTGAAGCTGTTAGAGAAGTCTGTGGAAGAGCTAGAATATACTATAAATGTATTGGAAAACAAA gGGGAGCTTGTCAAAGGAGAGGCTGAAAGGCAACGGTTGCAGAGAGAGGAGCTAGAAGGGGACCCtactgaaacagttcatgtggaaggctatgtggcagttcatgtgcatttgtatcttgttttgaaaactttaaatagaccattaattgttttgttgatattgtgctga
- the LOC131247836 gene encoding kinesin-like protein KIN-12F isoform X4, with protein MSDSLGQMNHNLEGLKSDLNEVTKGRDCLDSEVLVLKEQLEMAQAVAEENEAIAIEARQMAEARKNYAEEEEVKLLEKSVEELEYTINVLENKVSSSMERLKGNGCRERS; from the exons ATGAGTGATTCACTTGGGCAAATGAATCATAACCTTGAAGGTTTGAAGAGTGATCTGAATGAAGTTACTAAGGGAAGGGATTGCCTTGATTCTGAGGTACTTGTCTTGAAAGAGCAGCTAGAAATGGCACAAGCTGTTGCTGAAGAAAATGAAGCAATTGCTATAGAAGCTCGACAG ATGGCTGAGGCAAGGAAGAACTATGCTGAAGAGGAGGAGGTGAAGCTGTTAGAGAAGTCTGTGGAAGAGCTAGAATATACTATAAATGTATTGGAAAACAAAGTCAGCTCATCAATG GAGAGGCTGAAAGGCAACGGTTGCAGAGAGAGGAGCTAG